The Borreliella mayonii genome has a segment encoding these proteins:
- a CDS encoding ATP synthase subunit K (produces ATP from ADP in the presence of a proton gradient across the membrane; the K subunit is a nonenzymatic component which binds the dimeric form by interacting with the G and E subunits), with protein sequence MDIGLIGVNSALTISAIGSALGMGAAGSAAIGAWKRCYMQGKPAPFLLIVFVSAPLTQIIYGYILMNTLYEVMMQTNPWLLLGAGLGGGFAIAVSGFAQGKAAAGACDAFSETGKGFATYLLVLGLIESVALFVMVFLMIFKFV encoded by the coding sequence ATGGATATAGGTTTAATAGGGGTTAATTCAGCTTTGACAATCTCAGCAATAGGGTCTGCGTTGGGTATGGGAGCAGCCGGTAGTGCTGCTATTGGAGCATGGAAGAGGTGCTATATGCAAGGAAAGCCAGCACCATTTTTATTGATTGTTTTTGTCTCAGCGCCATTGACTCAAATAATATATGGATATATTTTAATGAATACATTATATGAGGTAATGATGCAGACAAATCCATGGTTGTTGCTTGGAGCTGGTCTTGGCGGTGGATTTGCTATTGCTGTTTCTGGATTTGCTCAAGGTAAAGCGGCAGCAGGCGCTTGTGATGCTTTTTCTGAGACCGGGAAAGGATTTGCTACATATCTATTAGTTTTGGGATTAATAGAGTCTGTTGCTCTTTTTGTAATGGTATTCTTAATGATATTTAAGTTTGTTTAA
- a CDS encoding V-type ATP synthase subunit B, translating to MKRVYSKIESIAGNVITVTAQGIRYGELAIVKAKDTSSLAEVIKLDREKVSLQVYGGTRGVSTSDEVKFLGHSMQVSFSDNLLGRIFDGSGNPRDGGPSLDDSLIEIGGPSANPTKRIVPRNMIRTGLPMIDVFNTLVESQKLPIFSVSGEPYNELLLRIALQAEVDLIIIGGMGLKNDDYLTFKDSLEKGGALNRAIFFVHTANDSVVESLTVPDISLSVAEKFALKGKKVLVLLTDMTNFADAMKEISITMEQVPSNRGYPGDLYSQLAYRYEKAIDFEGAGSITILAVTTMPGDDVTHPVPDNTGYITEGQYYLKGGRIEPFGSLSRLKQMVNSRTREDHRTIMDSMIKLYASSKESVEKKAMGFNMTKWDEKLLKYSNMFESKMMDLSVNIPLEEALDLGWDILASCFSPKETGIKTDLIEKYWPKKETY from the coding sequence ATGAAAAGAGTCTATAGTAAAATAGAGTCTATAGCAGGCAATGTAATAACTGTTACAGCTCAAGGTATTAGGTATGGCGAGCTTGCTATTGTGAAAGCAAAAGATACAAGCTCTCTAGCCGAAGTAATTAAACTTGATCGAGAAAAAGTTTCTCTTCAAGTTTATGGTGGTACAAGAGGTGTTTCCACGTCAGACGAAGTAAAGTTTTTAGGGCATTCAATGCAAGTTTCATTTTCTGACAATTTGTTGGGCAGAATTTTTGATGGTTCTGGAAATCCTAGAGATGGAGGGCCTTCTCTTGATGATAGTTTGATTGAAATTGGGGGGCCTTCTGCAAATCCTACAAAACGTATTGTTCCTAGAAATATGATAAGGACAGGGCTTCCAATGATAGATGTTTTTAACACTCTTGTTGAATCTCAAAAATTACCAATCTTTTCTGTTTCTGGCGAGCCTTATAACGAGCTGCTTTTGAGAATTGCACTTCAAGCAGAAGTTGATTTAATAATTATTGGTGGAATGGGACTTAAAAATGATGATTATTTGACTTTTAAAGATTCCTTAGAAAAAGGGGGTGCTTTAAATAGAGCAATTTTTTTTGTTCATACCGCTAATGATTCTGTTGTTGAATCTTTAACTGTTCCTGATATTTCGCTTTCTGTTGCTGAAAAGTTTGCCCTCAAAGGCAAGAAGGTTTTAGTGCTTCTTACAGATATGACAAATTTTGCTGATGCGATGAAAGAAATATCTATTACGATGGAACAAGTGCCTTCTAATAGAGGTTATCCTGGAGATTTATATTCTCAGCTTGCATATCGTTATGAGAAAGCTATTGATTTTGAAGGTGCAGGATCGATTACAATACTTGCGGTTACAACAATGCCGGGGGATGATGTTACTCATCCTGTTCCTGATAACACTGGATATATTACAGAAGGTCAGTATTATTTAAAAGGCGGCAGAATAGAGCCTTTTGGGTCGCTTTCAAGACTCAAGCAAATGGTAAACAGTAGGACTAGAGAAGATCATAGGACTATAATGGATTCAATGATCAAGCTTTATGCATCTTCAAAAGAGTCTGTAGAAAAAAAGGCTATGGGATTTAATATGACCAAGTGGGATGAAAAATTACTCAAGTATAGCAATATGTTTGAAAGTAAGATGATGGATTTGTCTGTTAATATTCCCTTAGAAGAAGCTTTAGATTTAGGTTGGGACATTCTTGCTAGTTGTTTTAGCCCAAAGGAAACGGGAATAAAAACAGACCTTATTGAAAAATATTGGCCTAAAAAAGAGACTTATTGA
- a CDS encoding V-type ATP synthase subunit E, which yields MQFEVKDLINKIKKDGLEEAERLSNDIILKAKKEAEEIVARAEEASRALKAKSEKEANDYKCHALEASRQAIRDLIIGVEKNLKSLFENALKDNVAEVFSDNNFLAELIIKITDSWAKGEKLVIRLNESDFSSLEQIIRLKLGNKLKEGMELRPFKGISKGFKIQKKNVGLHYDFSAETIADILFDYLNPRFKEVIKVV from the coding sequence ATGCAATTTGAAGTAAAAGATCTGATAAATAAAATTAAAAAAGATGGGCTTGAAGAAGCTGAGAGATTATCCAATGATATTATTTTGAAGGCTAAAAAAGAGGCAGAAGAAATAGTTGCTAGAGCAGAAGAAGCCTCCAGAGCATTAAAGGCAAAATCAGAAAAAGAAGCTAATGATTATAAATGTCATGCCCTTGAAGCTTCTCGTCAGGCAATCAGAGATTTAATTATTGGCGTTGAAAAGAATCTTAAATCTCTTTTTGAAAATGCTTTAAAAGATAATGTAGCAGAAGTTTTTAGTGATAATAATTTCTTAGCAGAGCTTATAATTAAAATAACGGATTCTTGGGCTAAGGGAGAAAAATTAGTTATTCGATTAAATGAATCTGATTTTTCTAGTTTAGAGCAGATAATAAGGCTAAAACTTGGAAATAAGCTTAAGGAAGGGATGGAGCTTAGGCCTTTTAAAGGCATAAGCAAAGGTTTTAAGATTCAGAAAAAGAATGTTGGTTTGCATTATGATTTTTCAGCTGAAACTATTGCAGACATTCTTTTTGATTATCTTAATCCAAGATTTAAGGAAGTTATAAAAGTGGTCTAG
- a CDS encoding V-type ATP synthase subunit D has translation MSKIKLTKNDLKKQKDVLKMFKRYLPTLQLKKQQLYMEIVKIENSYRIKNLEQQKLKESISNWISLFSEKFPFESWIQVKTVVKKSLNIAGVAIPIFDSIEYEDIRHDLLFTPYWVDKGIEILKIVIQIDVELKILKKQIDLLLKEFRVTSQRVNLFEKVMIPTAKANIKKINVYLGDQQTASVVRGKIAKSSLIKKK, from the coding sequence ATGTCTAAAATTAAATTGACCAAAAATGATCTTAAAAAGCAAAAAGACGTACTTAAAATGTTTAAGAGATATTTGCCTACTTTGCAGCTTAAGAAGCAACAACTTTATATGGAAATTGTTAAAATTGAGAATTCTTACAGAATTAAAAATCTTGAGCAACAAAAACTTAAAGAGAGTATTTCTAATTGGATTTCTCTTTTTAGCGAAAAATTTCCTTTTGAGAGTTGGATTCAAGTAAAAACAGTAGTCAAAAAGTCTTTAAATATTGCAGGGGTTGCAATTCCTATATTCGATTCTATTGAATATGAAGACATAAGGCATGACTTACTTTTTACCCCTTATTGGGTAGATAAGGGGATTGAAATTCTTAAGATTGTGATTCAAATTGACGTAGAACTTAAAATTTTAAAAAAACAGATTGATTTGCTTTTAAAAGAGTTTCGAGTAACATCTCAGAGAGTTAATTTATTTGAGAAAGTTATGATACCAACAGCTAAGGCTAATATAAAAAAAATTAATGTATATCTTGGAGATCAGCAAACGGCATCTGTTGTAAGAGGTAAAATTGCTAAATCTAGTTTGATAAAAAAAAAATAG
- a CDS encoding iron-sulfur cluster assembly scaffold protein gives MLTEKTKKELIRLSKINNYIIKSKTSQNFKHQSKCGDQILFQIIETNNGKFNLKHHASGCMILLASANVLNKLCNNKPKLEILNLVQKVINNDFANLDEIDTSLKIFDVFTNTNRKDCFLLPYKSLKDSLENYKPLRRAIK, from the coding sequence ATGCTCACTGAAAAAACTAAAAAAGAATTAATAAGGCTTAGTAAAATAAATAATTACATAATAAAATCAAAAACAAGCCAGAATTTCAAACATCAATCTAAATGTGGAGATCAAATTTTATTCCAAATAATAGAAACAAATAACGGAAAATTTAATTTAAAACATCATGCATCTGGATGCATGATTTTACTTGCAAGCGCAAACGTTTTAAACAAATTATGCAATAACAAACCAAAACTCGAAATCCTAAATTTAGTACAAAAAGTGATAAACAATGATTTTGCAAATCTAGACGAAATTGACACAAGTTTAAAAATTTTTGACGTATTTACAAATACAAATAGAAAAGACTGTTTTTTATTGCCATACAAATCATTAAAAGATAGTTTGGAAAACTACAAGCCTTTAAGGAGAGCTATTAAATGA
- a CDS encoding V-type ATP synthase subunit A, whose translation MNTKGKVVGVNGNLVTIEVEGSVSMNEVLFIKTAGKNLKAEVIRIRGNEVDAQVFELTKGISVGDLVEFTDKLLTVELGPGLLTQVYDGLQNPLPELAIQCGFFLERGVYLRSLNKDKKWNFKKTAKIGDIVIAGDFLGFVIEGTIQHQIMIPFYKRDSYKIMEIVNDGDYSIDEQIAVIEDDSGMRHNITMSFHWPVKIPITSYKERLIPSEPMSTKTRIIDTFFPVAKGGTFCIPGPFGAGKTVLQQVTSRNADVDVVIIAACGERAGEVVETLKEFPELIDPKTGKSLMDRTCIICNTSSMPVAAREASVYTAITIGEYYRQMGLDILLLADSTSRWAQAMREMSGRLEEIPGEEAFPAYLESIIASFYERAGIVVLNNGDIGSVTVGGSVSPAGGNFEEPVTQATLKVVGAFHGLTRERSDARKFPAISPLESWSKYRGVIDSEKTEYARSFLVKGNEINQMMKVVGEEGISNEDFLIYLKSELLDSCYLQQNSFDPVDAAVNSERQNYMFDIVYNILKTSFEFSDKLQARDFMNELRQNILDMNLSPFKDYKFNKLEHALNELINFKKVI comes from the coding sequence ATGAATACAAAAGGAAAAGTTGTTGGAGTTAATGGAAACTTAGTTACTATTGAGGTAGAAGGTTCAGTTTCTATGAATGAAGTTTTATTTATAAAGACCGCTGGTAAAAATTTAAAAGCAGAAGTAATTCGTATTAGAGGCAATGAAGTTGATGCACAAGTTTTTGAATTGACAAAAGGGATATCTGTTGGAGATCTAGTTGAATTTACAGACAAACTTTTAACAGTTGAACTTGGACCGGGCCTTTTAACTCAAGTATATGATGGACTTCAAAATCCTTTGCCTGAATTGGCTATTCAATGTGGATTCTTTTTAGAAAGGGGAGTGTATTTAAGGTCCTTAAATAAAGATAAAAAGTGGAATTTTAAAAAAACCGCAAAAATTGGAGATATCGTTATTGCAGGAGATTTTTTGGGTTTTGTAATTGAGGGAACTATTCAACATCAAATAATGATTCCATTTTATAAAAGAGATTCTTATAAAATTATGGAGATTGTAAATGATGGTGACTATTCTATTGATGAGCAAATTGCTGTAATTGAAGATGATTCTGGTATGAGGCATAATATTACAATGTCTTTTCATTGGCCCGTTAAAATTCCTATTACTAGCTATAAGGAACGACTTATCCCTAGTGAGCCTATGTCGACTAAAACTAGAATTATAGATACATTTTTCCCAGTTGCCAAAGGAGGTACTTTTTGCATCCCAGGTCCTTTTGGAGCTGGAAAAACGGTTCTTCAGCAGGTTACAAGTCGAAATGCTGATGTTGATGTAGTTATTATTGCAGCTTGCGGTGAACGAGCAGGAGAGGTGGTAGAAACTCTTAAGGAATTTCCCGAATTGATAGATCCCAAAACCGGTAAATCTTTAATGGATAGGACTTGCATTATTTGTAATACATCTTCAATGCCAGTTGCAGCCAGAGAAGCTTCTGTTTATACTGCTATTACTATTGGTGAGTATTATAGGCAAATGGGGCTTGATATTCTTCTTTTAGCAGATTCAACTTCAAGATGGGCGCAAGCTATGAGAGAAATGTCTGGTCGTCTTGAAGAAATTCCTGGTGAAGAGGCTTTTCCGGCGTATCTTGAATCTATTATTGCTTCCTTTTATGAAAGGGCAGGCATTGTAGTTCTTAATAATGGTGATATTGGATCTGTAACAGTTGGTGGTTCTGTAAGCCCTGCCGGTGGTAATTTTGAAGAGCCAGTTACTCAAGCAACTTTAAAGGTTGTAGGAGCATTCCATGGACTTACAAGAGAAAGGTCTGATGCTAGGAAATTTCCAGCTATTAGCCCTCTTGAATCTTGGAGTAAATATAGGGGTGTTATTGATTCTGAAAAGACAGAATATGCAAGATCTTTTTTGGTAAAAGGTAATGAAATTAATCAAATGATGAAAGTTGTTGGTGAAGAGGGTATAAGTAACGAGGATTTTTTAATTTATTTGAAGTCTGAACTTCTTGATTCATGCTATTTACAACAAAATTCATTTGATCCTGTTGATGCTGCTGTAAATTCAGAGCGTCAAAATTATATGTTTGATATAGTTTACAACATTCTTAAAACCAGTTTTGAGTTTTCGGATAAGCTTCAAGCAAGAGATTTTATGAATGAATTAAGGCAAAATATTTTAGACATGAATCTTTCTCCTTTTAAAGATTATAAGTTTAATAAATTGGAGCATGCTTTGAATGAATTGATAAATTTTAAAAAGGTAATTTAG
- a CDS encoding L-lactate dehydrogenase — protein sequence MLKSNKVVLIGAGGVGSSFAYALTIDNSLVHELVIIDVNENKAKGEVMDLNHGQMFLKKNINVLFGTYKDCANADIVVITAGLNQKPGETRLDLVDKNSKIFKDIVTNVVSSGFDGIFVIASNPVDIMTYVTMKYSKFPIHKVIGTGTILDTSRLRYFLSDHFNVNTQNIHSYIMGEHGDSSFATWDETKIAMKPLSEYLAEGKITESELDEIHKKVVNAAYEVIKLKGATYYAIGLGIKNIVNAIIGDQNVILPISSYINGQYGGLVKDIYIGAPAIVCKEGVKEVLNFKISPKELERFNSSANQLKSYIDKIEF from the coding sequence ATGCTTAAGTCTAATAAAGTTGTTCTTATTGGAGCTGGTGGGGTGGGTTCAAGCTTTGCTTATGCTTTGACAATAGACAATTCGCTTGTACATGAACTTGTGATTATTGATGTTAATGAAAATAAAGCAAAAGGTGAGGTTATGGACCTTAATCATGGCCAAATGTTTTTAAAAAAGAATATTAATGTATTGTTTGGAACTTATAAAGATTGTGCTAATGCAGATATTGTTGTAATTACAGCAGGACTTAATCAAAAACCTGGTGAAACAAGACTTGATTTGGTTGATAAAAATTCTAAAATTTTTAAAGATATTGTAACCAATGTTGTATCTAGTGGTTTTGATGGTATTTTTGTCATTGCAAGTAATCCTGTAGACATTATGACTTATGTTACAATGAAATATTCCAAATTTCCTATTCATAAGGTTATTGGTACTGGTACTATTCTTGATACTTCAAGACTTAGATATTTTTTAAGTGATCATTTTAATGTGAATACTCAAAATATACATTCATATATTATGGGTGAGCATGGTGACAGTTCTTTTGCTACTTGGGATGAAACAAAAATAGCAATGAAGCCTTTATCAGAATATCTTGCTGAAGGCAAAATAACTGAGTCTGAGCTTGATGAAATTCATAAAAAGGTTGTGAATGCTGCTTATGAGGTGATTAAGCTAAAGGGGGCAACCTATTATGCTATTGGGCTTGGTATTAAGAATATTGTAAATGCAATAATTGGAGATCAGAATGTTATTCTGCCAATATCTTCTTATATTAATGGTCAGTATGGGGGATTAGTTAAAGATATTTATATTGGAGCACCTGCTATAGTTTGCAAAGAAGGGGTTAAAGAAGTTTTAAACTTTAAGATAAGCCCTAAAGAACTTGAGAGGTTTAACAGTTCTGCTAATCAGCTTAAAAGCTATATTGATAAAATAGAATTTTAG
- a CDS encoding V-type ATP synthase subunit I, with translation MIVKMKKVLLLTLSKYKKESLEILRDFGAVHINSCNKDSDSLKKSIDNRRILMQAFSLLREDGGVKALKSSNGNFLDIAKSIVNLGNEIKEFQDIKRSLLHERNLISVWGNFSLENIDKLKESSIYIQFFKIQKSEYKNLLRDPNVNVFLIKNVKNASYFVSVGEFEQKIEIADEFKFKFDLDYINNKLKVVDEILDQKLTQISLFNKYIDILRDEIKNYDQIVEFEQVLADMQTDFEDFSYITGFIPAESQESLKSSVLKAGFAVQFADPEENDIIPTCIKRKGIANLAAPIFNILETIPGYKERDISFIFMLFFFVFFGMIIGDAAYGVIFFLIGILLSLSFLLKGKPLTPVHGLIFYLSVSSILYGAMTGTWFGSPLILEMFPILNSFKVSYLTEKNSVQNIIFICFSIGVLQISLAHVWNFFRQVKEKPHIHSIAQIGWLMGIVGLYYLVLNLILSQSRFPMYNAVYNVIYFGVALVFVFGKQDGSNFFKCILKSFGGIIEQFLTTVSGFADIISYIRLFAVGLAGLSISASFNAMSIPLLKSSNIGLVVAGIVVILFGHVLNIMLSLLSVIVHGVRLNMLEFSNHLGQEWSGYAYKPFRKIKK, from the coding sequence ATGATTGTAAAAATGAAAAAAGTTTTACTTTTAACTTTATCAAAATATAAAAAAGAATCATTAGAGATTTTAAGAGATTTTGGAGCAGTTCATATTAATTCTTGCAATAAAGATTCAGATTCTTTAAAAAAAAGCATTGATAATAGGCGAATTTTAATGCAAGCTTTTTCGCTGCTTAGAGAAGATGGAGGTGTTAAAGCTTTAAAATCTTCTAATGGAAATTTTTTAGATATTGCAAAAAGCATAGTCAATTTGGGTAATGAAATTAAAGAATTTCAAGATATTAAACGATCTTTATTGCATGAAAGGAATTTGATTTCTGTTTGGGGAAATTTTTCTTTAGAGAATATTGACAAATTGAAAGAGTCTAGCATTTATATTCAATTTTTTAAAATCCAAAAAAGTGAATATAAAAATTTATTAAGAGATCCCAATGTTAATGTGTTTTTGATTAAAAACGTAAAAAACGCTTCTTATTTTGTGAGTGTTGGAGAGTTTGAGCAAAAAATTGAAATTGCTGATGAGTTTAAGTTTAAGTTTGATCTTGATTATATTAATAATAAATTAAAGGTTGTTGATGAGATTTTAGATCAAAAATTGACTCAAATTTCTCTTTTTAATAAATATATTGATATTTTAAGAGATGAGATAAAAAATTACGATCAAATCGTAGAGTTTGAGCAAGTTTTAGCTGATATGCAAACTGATTTTGAGGATTTTTCGTATATTACAGGATTTATTCCAGCTGAAAGTCAAGAATCTCTTAAAAGCTCAGTTTTAAAAGCAGGCTTTGCAGTTCAATTTGCAGATCCCGAAGAGAATGATATTATTCCAACTTGTATAAAAAGAAAAGGAATTGCCAATTTAGCTGCACCTATTTTTAATATTTTAGAGACAATTCCTGGATATAAAGAAAGGGATATAAGTTTTATCTTTATGTTATTTTTCTTTGTGTTTTTTGGTATGATAATAGGTGATGCGGCTTATGGAGTGATATTTTTTTTGATAGGAATTTTGCTTAGTTTGAGCTTTCTTCTTAAAGGGAAGCCTTTAACACCAGTTCATGGTTTAATATTTTATTTAAGTGTATCATCGATACTTTATGGCGCTATGACTGGGACCTGGTTTGGTAGTCCTTTAATTCTTGAAATGTTTCCTATTTTAAATTCATTTAAAGTTAGTTATTTGACAGAGAAAAATAGTGTGCAAAATATTATCTTTATCTGCTTTTCGATAGGAGTTTTGCAAATTTCATTAGCTCATGTTTGGAATTTTTTCAGACAAGTAAAAGAAAAACCTCATATTCATTCAATTGCACAGATTGGTTGGCTTATGGGGATAGTTGGGCTTTATTATCTTGTTTTAAATTTGATACTCAGTCAATCTCGATTTCCCATGTATAATGCTGTTTATAATGTAATATATTTTGGCGTTGCGCTTGTATTTGTTTTTGGCAAGCAAGATGGTTCAAATTTTTTCAAGTGTATATTGAAAAGTTTTGGAGGTATTATAGAGCAGTTTTTAACCACTGTGTCGGGGTTTGCAGATATAATATCTTATATTAGACTTTTTGCAGTTGGACTTGCAGGACTTTCAATCTCGGCAAGTTTTAATGCTATGTCAATACCTTTATTAAAATCTTCTAATATTGGTCTTGTAGTGGCTGGGATTGTTGTTATACTTTTTGGACATGTTTTAAATATAATGCTATCTTTGCTTTCAGTAATTGTTCATGGAGTAAGGCTTAATATGCTTGAATTTTCAAACCATTTAGGGCAAGAATGGAGTGGATATGCTTATAAGCCTTTTAGAAAAATAAAAAAATAA
- the lepA gene encoding translation elongation factor 4 — MSISIRKKNFCIIAHIDHGKSTLADRFIQKAKIISDRDFKSQMLDSMDIERERGITIKSQAVTITYKSNDGDFYELNFVDTPGHVDFSYEVSRAISSCEGALLLIDASQGIQAQTVSNFYMAFEHDLEIIPVINKIDLPNANIDFVKKQIKNDLGLNEEIAISISAKNGIGIDDLLEAICKYVPSPRGSIKDPLRALIFDSHYDSYRGVVVHFRIFEGQIKTGDKIRLMHTNSEHLIEEIGIFRISLERKDRLDAGDVGYFIAGIKNISDVKIGDTVTLCDCPALSPLEGFKEVKPVVFSSVYPVDANQYDDLLKAMDRLKLNDASLTFEKDSSSALGHGFKCGFLGLLHLEVIQERIEREFNLNVILTSPSVRYKITPKKGESYFIETPEQFPGNEAIESVLEPYIKANIIVPTEFLGNIMSVCLLKRGVQTNLIYLDTKRVELIYKMPLSEILFDFYDKIKSVSRGYASFDYELLDYEYTDLVRLDILVNGDRVDALSQLVFKDSARAKAIGICKKLKDEIARQQFRIAIQGAIGSNVIARETISPVRKDVTAKCYGGDITRKRKLLEKQKEGKKRMKMVGNVEIPQSAFLAVLKSNDN; from the coding sequence ATTAGTATTAGTATTCGTAAGAAAAATTTTTGTATTATTGCACACATTGATCATGGTAAATCTACATTAGCTGATCGATTTATTCAAAAGGCTAAAATAATATCTGATCGTGATTTTAAAAGTCAAATGCTTGACAGCATGGATATTGAGCGAGAAAGAGGAATTACAATAAAAAGTCAAGCAGTAACAATTACTTATAAAAGTAATGATGGTGATTTTTATGAGTTAAATTTTGTAGATACTCCAGGTCATGTTGATTTTTCTTATGAAGTCTCAAGAGCAATTTCATCTTGTGAGGGTGCTCTTTTATTAATTGATGCAAGCCAAGGAATACAAGCGCAGACAGTTTCTAATTTTTATATGGCTTTTGAGCATGATTTAGAAATTATTCCTGTTATTAATAAGATAGATCTTCCAAATGCAAATATTGATTTTGTAAAAAAGCAAATAAAAAATGACTTGGGATTAAATGAAGAAATTGCTATTTCGATTTCTGCTAAGAATGGAATAGGAATTGACGATTTGCTTGAAGCTATTTGTAAGTACGTGCCATCTCCTAGAGGAAGTATTAAGGATCCATTAAGAGCATTGATTTTTGATTCGCATTATGATTCTTATAGAGGAGTTGTTGTTCACTTTAGAATTTTCGAAGGACAAATTAAGACAGGCGATAAGATTAGGTTAATGCATACTAATAGTGAGCATTTAATTGAAGAGATTGGAATTTTTAGAATATCACTTGAAAGAAAAGATAGGTTAGATGCAGGAGATGTTGGATATTTTATTGCAGGAATAAAAAATATATCAGATGTGAAAATTGGAGATACAGTAACCCTTTGTGATTGTCCTGCATTATCTCCTCTTGAGGGATTTAAAGAAGTTAAGCCTGTAGTATTCTCTTCAGTGTATCCTGTTGATGCTAATCAATATGATGATCTTTTAAAGGCAATGGATAGATTAAAGCTTAATGATGCATCGTTAACATTTGAAAAAGATTCATCATCGGCCCTTGGACATGGTTTTAAGTGCGGATTTCTTGGTCTTTTACATTTAGAGGTTATTCAAGAACGTATTGAGCGTGAATTTAATTTAAATGTGATATTAACTTCTCCTTCTGTTAGATACAAAATAACTCCTAAAAAGGGAGAATCTTATTTTATTGAAACTCCTGAACAATTTCCTGGAAATGAAGCTATTGAAAGTGTTCTTGAGCCTTATATTAAGGCAAATATTATTGTTCCTACAGAATTTTTGGGAAATATTATGAGTGTGTGTTTGTTAAAAAGAGGAGTGCAGACAAACTTAATTTATCTTGATACTAAGCGTGTTGAACTTATTTATAAAATGCCTCTTTCTGAAATCCTTTTTGATTTTTATGATAAGATTAAATCTGTGAGTCGTGGATATGCTTCTTTTGATTATGAACTTTTAGATTATGAATATACAGATTTAGTAAGATTGGATATATTGGTCAATGGGGATAGAGTTGATGCGCTCTCTCAGTTGGTTTTTAAAGATAGTGCCAGAGCTAAGGCTATTGGGATTTGCAAAAAGTTGAAAGATGAAATAGCAAGGCAACAATTTAGAATAGCCATTCAAGGCGCTATTGGTTCTAATGTTATTGCTCGAGAGACAATCTCTCCTGTTAGAAAAGATGTTACTGCCAAGTGTTATGGTGGTGATATTACTCGTAAGCGAAAACTTTTAGAAAAGCAGAAAGAAGGTAAAAAGCGAATGAAGATGGTAGGAAATGTTGAGATTCCACAAAGTGCTTTTCTTGCGGTTCTAAAATCCAATGATAATTAA